A segment of the Zavarzinia compransoris genome:
GGACGATGGGCGTAACCTAGAGCACGTTCGGAATGACCGTCATTCCAAACATGCTCTATTGCTTTGATTTTACGCATCTTCGGACGGCGAACCGGTTTCCACTTCGCCTGAAGATGCGCTAGTGGCGAGAGACATGGCGAGCAATCTTCCCCGTATAGGCTTGGCGCTGGGCTCCGGCGTCGCCCGCGGCTTTGCCCATATCGGCGTGATCCGGGCGCTGACGGCCCGCGGCATCGCGGCGGATGTCGTCGCCGGCACGTCGATCGGCGCGCTGGTCGGCGCCGCCCATGCCGCGGGCAAGCTGGACGCGCTGGAGGATTGGGCGCTCAGCCTGGCCAAGAAGAAATTCTGGCGCTATCTCGACCCCCGGGTTTCGGGCGGCAGCCTGTTCGGCGGCCAGCGCCTGTCGGACCAATTGGCCAGCCATCTGGGCGATCTCGAGATCGACGATCTGGCGCTGCCCTTCATTGCCGTCGCGACCGATCTCGCCTCGGGCCATGAAGTCTGGCTGCGCCACGGCCCGGTGGTCGAGGCGGTGCGCGCCTCCTATGCCTTGCCGGGAATCTTTCCGCCGGTGGAACGCCAGGGGCGCTGGCTGGTCGACGGCGCCATGGTCAACCCGGTGCCGATTTCCGTGTGCCGGGCGCTGGAGGCCCGGCTCGTCATCGCCGTCAACCTGAACGCGGACAGTTTCGGCCGGGCCCGGGTCACCGCGCCGGCGCCGGAAGCGGAAGAGGTCATCCGCGACATCGAGGCGGCGGAGGCCGAGGCTGAAGCCCACGACCCGGAAAAGCCGCGCCGCCTGTGGCGGGCCTTGCCGAAGGCGCTCGGCCGGGGCCGGGCCAAGGCGCCGCCGGCCCCGAAGCGGGAAGTGCCGGGCATGCTGAGCGTCGTCGCTTCCGCCTTCGATATCGTACAGGACCGCCTCACCCGCAGCCGCCTGGCCGGGGAACCGCCGGACGTGACCATCGCCCCGCGCCTGAACCCCTATGGCTTTCTCGACTTCGACCGCGCGGCGGACATGATCGCGCTCGGCACCGCCGCGGTCGAGCGGGCGTGGCCCGACCTGGACGAGGCCCTGGCCGCCCTCTATTGAGGCAGGCGCTTGTTGAGGAAGGTCAGCGCCAGCGCCAGCCCCAGGGCGACGATACCCGCCGCCAGCACCGATTCGGGCGTCGCCTCCAGCCGGTCGAACCATTGGGAGAAAAGATGGACGGCGCCGAAGACGGCGGCGCAGTTCAAAGTCCAGCGCGCCCCGCGCCGGGCCGCCCCGACCCCGGCCGCGATCAGCAGCGCGGCCCAGGCCAGGGCGAAGAGATAGTCCGGCACCTCCAGCACCCGGCCGTCGCCGAGCTGGATCCGGTCGCCCCACAGCGAGCCGACCCAGAAACCGAAATTCGCCACCACCAGCGCCGTCCCCGCCCCGAGCCGGAACAGGCGGGCAGCCTCCCCGCCGACCAGGCGCGCGCCCCCGGCCAGCGCAGCCGTCAGCACCAGCATGACGACGATGGCCAGCGTCGAATCCGGGACGGCGGCGGCATAGCCGTCTTCCCCGATATAGCCGGTCTCGGCCCCGACGGCGCCGGAAACCGCGATCACCGCCAGGCCGGCCAGCAGGCCGTTGCGCGACAGCGCGGCACCGGCGGCATAGGCCGCCGCGACCAGCACGAAGGCCCAGGCGGTGAAATCCCCGACCGTGAGCACGCCGCCGCCGCCGATCAGGGCGCCGACCACGATGCACATCTGGCCGAGCAGGCCCCAGTCGTCGCCCGCGAATGCCCCGATCCCGATGCCGACCAGCGCCAGCACCAGGCCGATGGCGATGGCGGCGCCGGTTTCCGGCACCAGGGCGAGGACCCCGGTCGCCACCGCGATCACGCCGAAGCCGACCAGCAGGTTGAAGGCGAGCATGCCGGTCGATTGCTTGCCGAGACGGGCGAGCCGCTCCGCCTCCTCCAGGGTCAACTGGCCGCCGGCGACCAAGGCGTCGAGATCGAGGGTAACCTTCACGAGGCGATCCATTTGGCCAGCTGCTGCGCCACCGGGCGGGAAGCGAGCAGGTCGAGATGTCCGCTGCGCGTCACCAGCAGCCGGTCGCGCGCCCCGATGCCGAGATCATAGGCTGGATCCGGGTGGCGGCCGAAGGCGCTGTCGACCGGCACCAGGCCGTCGCCGAGCAGGCGGTCGGCGGCGTCGCCCGGGGTCACCCCCAAGGTGGCGGCGACCGCATGATGGCGGAAGGCGGGATCGAGGGGCACCGGCTTCCGGACGATGCCCGCCTCGCGCCCGAAACGGTCCGGGCTTGCCGCCCGGTCCTCTTCCGCGATGCTGCCGTGGCGAAGGTCGGTGATGCCGGCGGAACGCACCCGCGCCAGGCGGCCGAGCGGGGCGAGAAAGGGATTGAGATCCGCCAGCGCCTGCAATTGATGCCCGCCCCGTTCCAGCGGCGCACCGTGATGGGGCGCGCCCAGATAGACCGCATGGGCGGCCTGGGCCAGCCACGGCATCCGTTCGCGCCGGGCCTGGTCGAGCGCGGCGCGCACCACCAGCCCGCCCATGCTGTAGCCGATCAGCGAAATCCGCCGCAGGGGCCCCGGCCAATGGGCGGCGAGGCGGCCGGTCAGGGCGGCAAGGTCGCGGCCGTTGGCGGCGATGTGGCGCCCGGTGTTATAGGCGATGCCGACGGGCGTGACCCCGGCCGCCCCGGCCAGATAGCGGCCGTGGTGATGGCCGTCGCGATGCCAGAAGACATCGGCCATGCACAGGCCGTGGACCAGCAGCAGCAGGTGATCCGTGGCCCCGCCCAGGCGCGCCGCCAGATGCGGATCCTCCGGCAGCAGCAGCCGGCCCTTGTAGCGCGGCGCCATGGCCAGGGCGAGGGGATTGTCGCTCGCCTCCAGATGGTCGCCGATGACGCCGTTCAGCGCCGCCAGCCAGATTTCGCGGCCGGGGGCATCGCGGCTGCCGGGCTCGCCCGCCGCGGGGGCCGGGGCCGGCAGAAGGGCCAGGGAACCGCCCAGCCCGCGGGCGACGGCGCCATTGGCCAGCCGCGCCGCCCGATAGACCGGGCGGGCGAAGGCGGCGGGCGGCAGCCAGCCGCGCAGCCAGAAGGGCTGCATCGCCTCGGCGATGCCGACATGGGTTTCCTCGGTCAGGGCGATCAGGCGATCGACCCCGTCGAGACCGAGGCGCAATCCGCCCTCAACATCGCGGCGCCAGCGGGAAAACACGGACATGATGATCTGACGATACCCCCAGAAACCCCCGAGCCTTGCGCCCCCGTCCCCTCAAGCCCTGTTTCGACGACCGGCAACCAGGCCTCGCGCGCCCATGGCGACGATCGCCGCCGACAGCCGATGATATCGGCAAGATCGCCGCCGCCGCGAGGCACAGAAAGATCCGCCGGATCGGCCACGCCGGGCTCCAGGCACGCCCTCGGCGACCGTTTGGGCGTCCAGCATTGAGGACCGGGAAGAAGCCCTCGTGCGCCCAGGGCAGAATCGCAGCCGATATCCGGTGATATCCGCAGGACCGACAACGCCGCAGGGCACGAAAGGATGCCCCTCCGGGTTCCAGGCAGGCCCCCGGTGTCCGTTTGGACAGACGGCGTTTGAGGGCCGGCGAGGAATCCTCCCGTCCCCCAAGGCGGCGATCGCAGCCGATATCGGCAAGACCGACGCCGCCGCGGGGCGCGAGAAGACCCGCCGGATCGCCCCGGCCCGACATCGGCGCAAGCGCTCAGCCCGTGGCGATGTAGCGGCGCAGTTCGTCGGCTTCGAGCAGGGCTTCGTCGATGCGGCGCTTGACCACGTCGCCGATCGAGATCATGCCGACCAGCCGGCCGTCCTCGATCACCGGCAGGTGGCGGATGCGCCGGTCGGTCATGCGGCCCATGACCTCGATGATCGAGTCATGCAGCCGGCACGAGACGACATTGCCGGACATCAATTCCTTCACCTGGCGCGACAGGGCGCCGGCGCCGCCCTGGGCGATGCCGCGGACGATGTCGCGTTCGGACAGGACGCCGACGACGGCCCCCGCCTCGTCCTTGACGATCACCGCGCCGATCCGGCGCGAATGCAGCAGGCTTGCGGTCGCCTCGATCGAATCTTCGGGGCGCACGGTAACGACGTCACCGCCCTTATGCTTCAGTATCGACTCAACGGTCATGACACCTCCCCCGGACCATGATTGTTTTCTTCTATGATGGGGGGTGGAGGCGATGTTCCGCAAGCCTCCGCCACGGCGCCGGCGCAATTTTTATCCCCGGCGGCCCGGTTCGCCCCCTGTAATCGGGCGGATCCCGTCAGTGCCGGCCGGACGAGAGCAGGCGGCCGGTCAGCTTCCGGGTGAGGAAACGCGGCGCCAGGCGCGGCACGAAGGCACCGATCTGGTTCATCAGGCCGGCGATGGCGATGACCTGGCCGCGCCGGGCGGCATCATGGCCGATGCGCGCGACCTCGGCCGAGGTCATGACCGGCACCAGGCCCTTGCTGAACAGGGCATTGCCGGCGACATCGGCGGTTTCCATGAAATTGGTCCGGGTCGGGCCGGGGCAAAGGGCGGTGACGGTGACACCGGTCCCCTTCAGTTCCTCCGCCACCGCCTCGGACAGGGAGAGGACATAGGCCTTGGTCGCGCAATAGACCGCCATGGTCGGCCCGGGCTGGAAGGCGGCGGTCGAAGCGACATTGAGCACCCGGCCGCGGCCGCGCGCGACCATGGCGGGCAGCACGCCGTGCATCAATTCGGTCAGCGCGGTGATATTCACCTGCACCATGCCGAGCACGCGCTCGGCGGCCGCCTCGGCGAAGGGCTTGCCGTCGCCGAAGCCGGCATTATTGACCAGAACGTCGATGGCGAGGCCGCGCGCCGCCACCGCCGCCAGCAATTGGGCAGGGCCGGCGGGATCGGCCAGATCGGCCGGGATCACGGTGACCGCGACGCCATGGGCGGCGCCCAGTTCGGCGGCCAGATCCTGCAACGCCTTTTCGCTGCGCGCGGTGAGCACGAGATCGTGGCCGTCGCGGGCATATTCACGGGCAAGATCGGCGCCGATCCCGCTGGAGGCGCCGGTGATCAGGGCAAGGGGACGGGATGCGCTGGGGCTCATGACTGTTTCCTTCGGCTCAGGTTCCTGCGGCTCGGGGGCGAGCGGGGGACGAAACGGGGAGAGGCGCCAGGCCGGCCAGGGCGGGCACCACCAGCGCCCGCCACATGGTCGCCCCGGTCGCAGCCAGAAGATCGGGCGGGATCGGCCGGCTCATCGCCGCCGCCTCGCGCACCAGGCCGGTCAGCGCGCCCCAGACCAGGGCCGCCACCGCCTGGGGCGCCAGGGGGGCCAGCACGCCGCGCGCCTGGCCTTCGGCAATGAAGCCGAGGATCGGCGCCATCACCTGTTCCGACAGGCGAAGGCTGGTCCGGTCGAGGAACCGGGGCTCGTGATGGAATTCGAGAAAGCGGAAAGCCGCCGGCCACTCCCGGGCGAAGCCGCAGCCCGCGGCCCAGAGCGCCAGGAAGCGGGCGCGATAGGCAAGGGCCAGCCGCGCCTCCGCCGGCAGGCCGGCGGGCAGGGGATCGGGCAGGTTTGGGGGCAGATCGTCCGGCGACGGCGCCGGCGCCAGGAAGACCGGGGCGATCGCCGCCGCCAGGGCCCGCTTCGCCGCCTGCCAGGCGGCATTGCCCAGGGCTTCCTTGGTCTCGAAATAGCGATAGATGGTGCCCGAGCCGACACCGGCCGCCGCGGCGATTTCCGGAATCGTGGTGGCATCGAAGCCGCGCTCGGCGAAAAGGGCCAGCGCCGCCTCGATGATGCGGGCGCCCCGCGCCGGCAGGGCGAGGCCGGCCACCGCCTCCCCCGCCAGGATGCCGGCCGCGACCGCCGCCGCCCCCAGGGGGGCTGCCGCATCCCCGGGCCGGCCCGCCGCGGCTTCCGCTTCTGCGCGCCCTTCGCCCGCCTCGGGGTCAGCCATGCCGCACCTCGTTTCGCCCGGCGGCCGCACAAGCAACCGTCCGCATCGGCCCCATTATATCGGAATGAACGTTCATTCCGCTTTTCACGCTAGCACGGTTACCCAGACGTTCAAGACCGATCTGATCGAATATTCGGCCATATTGCTCATATTTCGGCGTTATCAAGGCCGA
Coding sequences within it:
- a CDS encoding patatin-like phospholipase family protein, which codes for MASNLPRIGLALGSGVARGFAHIGVIRALTARGIAADVVAGTSIGALVGAAHAAGKLDALEDWALSLAKKKFWRYLDPRVSGGSLFGGQRLSDQLASHLGDLEIDDLALPFIAVATDLASGHEVWLRHGPVVEAVRASYALPGIFPPVERQGRWLVDGAMVNPVPISVCRALEARLVIAVNLNADSFGRARVTAPAPEAEEVIRDIEAAEAEAEAHDPEKPRRLWRALPKALGRGRAKAPPAPKREVPGMLSVVASAFDIVQDRLTRSRLAGEPPDVTIAPRLNPYGFLDFDRAADMIALGTAAVERAWPDLDEALAALY
- a CDS encoding permease; this translates as MSVFSRWRRDVEGGLRLGLDGVDRLIALTEETHVGIAEAMQPFWLRGWLPPAAFARPVYRAARLANGAVARGLGGSLALLPAPAPAAGEPGSRDAPGREIWLAALNGVIGDHLEASDNPLALAMAPRYKGRLLLPEDPHLAARLGGATDHLLLLVHGLCMADVFWHRDGHHHGRYLAGAAGVTPVGIAYNTGRHIAANGRDLAALTGRLAAHWPGPLRRISLIGYSMGGLVVRAALDQARRERMPWLAQAAHAVYLGAPHHGAPLERGGHQLQALADLNPFLAPLGRLARVRSAGITDLRHGSIAEEDRAASPDRFGREAGIVRKPVPLDPAFRHHAVAATLGVTPGDAADRLLGDGLVPVDSAFGRHPDPAYDLGIGARDRLLVTRSGHLDLLASRPVAQQLAKWIAS
- a CDS encoding CBS domain-containing protein, translating into MTVESILKHKGGDVVTVRPEDSIEATASLLHSRRIGAVIVKDEAGAVVGVLSERDIVRGIAQGGAGALSRQVKELMSGNVVSCRLHDSIIEVMGRMTDRRIRHLPVIEDGRLVGMISIGDVVKRRIDEALLEADELRRYIATG
- a CDS encoding SDR family NAD(P)-dependent oxidoreductase, translated to MSPSASRPLALITGASSGIGADLAREYARDGHDLVLTARSEKALQDLAAELGAAHGVAVTVIPADLADPAGPAQLLAAVAARGLAIDVLVNNAGFGDGKPFAEAAAERVLGMVQVNITALTELMHGVLPAMVARGRGRVLNVASTAAFQPGPTMAVYCATKAYVLSLSEAVAEELKGTGVTVTALCPGPTRTNFMETADVAGNALFSKGLVPVMTSAEVARIGHDAARRGQVIAIAGLMNQIGAFVPRLAPRFLTRKLTGRLLSSGRH
- a CDS encoding TetR/AcrR family transcriptional regulator, with protein sequence MADPEAGEGRAEAEAAAGRPGDAAAPLGAAAVAAGILAGEAVAGLALPARGARIIEAALALFAERGFDATTIPEIAAAAGVGSGTIYRYFETKEALGNAAWQAAKRALAAAIAPVFLAPAPSPDDLPPNLPDPLPAGLPAEARLALAYRARFLALWAAGCGFAREWPAAFRFLEFHHEPRFLDRTSLRLSEQVMAPILGFIAEGQARGVLAPLAPQAVAALVWGALTGLVREAAAMSRPIPPDLLAATGATMWRALVVPALAGLAPLPVSSPARPRAAGT